A genome region from Natranaeroarchaeum sulfidigenes includes the following:
- a CDS encoding antitoxin VapB family protein encodes MSKNISISDDVYRELKREKGDRSFSEVIRESIESGTRLADVTGNGVLDPDAHEDVKADIERMSKGTLDRVDDETL; translated from the coding sequence ATGAGCAAGAACATCTCCATCTCCGATGACGTGTACCGCGAACTCAAGCGGGAGAAAGGTGATCGGAGCTTCAGTGAAGTGATCAGAGAATCAATCGAGAGTGGCACCCGACTTGCGGACGTGACGGGAAACGGTGTGCTTGATCCGGACGCTCATGAGGACGTCAAAGCCGACATCGAACGGATGAGCAAAGGGACTCTCGATCGGGTCGACGATGAAACTCTGTGA